A genomic segment from Acidobacteriota bacterium encodes:
- a CDS encoding FAD-containing oxidoreductase yields the protein MNSYDAIVIGTGQAGPSLSAALAGAGMRVAVVERHRFGGTCVNVGCIPTKALVASAHAAHVARRAGEFGVIIGGGVSIDMKKVKARKDAIVRRSSEGVEKWLRALDNVTVHTGHARFESPRTIRVEDRILQADRIFINVGARAHVPAFPGLDRVPYRTNSGMMAVDSLPEHLVIIGGGYIGIEFAQMYRRFGSRVTLIHRGDRLLPRESADVSSAVREILESEGVEVRLNADCVRVDTLDDRIVAGVTCDDGPPRVTGSMLLVAAGRRPNTDDLGLEAAGVEVDARGHVRVDDTLATGVPGVWALGECNGRGAFTHTAYNDYEIVAANLLHGDRRRVSDRIDCYGLFIDPPLGRVGMTEQQVRASGRPALVGKRPMTKVGRAVQRGETQGFMKVLVDASNKQILGAAILGVGGDEAVHAILDVMYAKAPYTVIQRAVHIHPTVAELVPTMLGDLKPLV from the coding sequence ATGAACTCGTACGACGCCATCGTGATCGGAACCGGTCAGGCGGGCCCCAGTCTCTCCGCGGCCCTGGCGGGCGCCGGCATGCGGGTGGCGGTCGTGGAACGGCACCGCTTCGGCGGGACCTGCGTCAACGTCGGCTGCATCCCGACGAAGGCGCTGGTGGCGAGCGCTCACGCCGCCCACGTCGCGCGGCGCGCCGGCGAGTTCGGCGTCATCATCGGCGGCGGCGTGTCGATCGACATGAAGAAGGTCAAGGCGCGCAAGGACGCCATCGTGCGTCGTTCGAGCGAGGGCGTCGAGAAGTGGCTCCGGGCCCTCGACAACGTGACCGTGCATACCGGTCATGCGCGCTTCGAGAGTCCGCGCACCATACGGGTAGAGGATCGAATCCTCCAGGCCGACCGCATCTTCATCAACGTCGGGGCGCGCGCTCACGTCCCCGCGTTCCCCGGACTCGACCGGGTCCCCTACCGGACCAACTCGGGCATGATGGCGGTCGACTCGCTGCCGGAGCACCTCGTCATCATCGGAGGCGGCTACATCGGCATCGAGTTCGCGCAGATGTACCGGCGGTTCGGCAGCCGCGTGACGCTGATTCACCGGGGCGACCGGCTGCTCCCGCGCGAGTCGGCCGACGTGTCGTCGGCCGTCAGGGAGATTCTCGAATCAGAGGGTGTCGAGGTCCGCCTCAACGCCGACTGCGTGCGCGTCGACACGCTCGACGACCGGATTGTCGCCGGCGTCACCTGCGACGACGGCCCGCCCCGCGTGACCGGATCCATGCTTCTCGTGGCCGCGGGACGCCGTCCCAACACCGATGACCTCGGCCTGGAAGCCGCCGGCGTCGAAGTGGACGCGCGTGGTCACGTACGCGTCGACGACACGCTCGCGACGGGTGTCCCCGGCGTGTGGGCGCTCGGCGAGTGCAACGGCCGCGGCGCATTCACCCACACCGCCTACAACGACTACGAGATCGTGGCCGCGAACCTGCTGCACGGCGACCGCCGCCGCGTGTCGGACCGGATCGACTGCTACGGCCTGTTCATCGATCCGCCCCTCGGCCGCGTCGGGATGACGGAGCAACAGGTGCGGGCGTCGGGACGCCCGGCGCTGGTGGGCAAACGGCCGATGACGAAAGTCGGGCGCGCAGTCCAGCGCGGCGAGACGCAAGGGTTCATGAAGGTGCTGGTCGACGCCTCGAACAAGCAGATCCTCGGCGCCGCCATTCTCGGCGTCGGCGGCGACGAAGCCGTCCACGCCATCCTCGACGTCATGTACGCGAAGGCGCCGTACACGGTCATTCAACGTGCGGTGCACATTCATCCCACCGTCGCCGAGCTCGTTCCCACCATGCTGGGCGATCTGAAGCCCCTGGTGTGA